In Pseudomonas lutea, the genomic stretch GTCGTTGAGCTGACAGGAAGGGGGAGCGGCGCGCTCCCTCTTCGACGTACCCACGTCACTTTGAGGATCCGAGATGCAAGGGCGAGACAATCATGACGCGTGAGAGGGAAGGCACCTTGCCTGTAGACGGCGCCTGCATCTGGTATCGAATAGTGGGGACCGGCCCGCTATTGTTTGTACAGACGCCGGGATGGGGTATCGGCTCTGCCCTGTACCAGTCAACGCTTGGCGATCTTGCGCAGCGCTTCACGCTGGTATTCCACGACACCAGAGGCAGCGGCCGTTCGTCTCTCTCGGGAGATGGTTTCGCCATGGTGAATGTGGGCCAGTTCGTGCTGGACCTGGAGGCACTGCGTCAGCATCTCGATATCGAGCGTTTCGTGCTGCTGGGTCATTCGCATGGCGGCTATATTGCGATGAACTATGCCCTGGCATACCCGGGGCGTGTCACTGCGCTAGTGCTGGTGGCCTCGCAATTGGGCGTTGACGAGCCGCAGGCAGACGTGCGGCGGACCCTGCCGGTGCTGGCCGGAGACTCACGGTTTGCAGCGGCCGCAGCGGCATTTCAGGCGCCAGGCAAATTCGCAGATGACGCTGAGTTTTCCGGGTTTCTGCGCCAGGTCGCCCCTCTGTATTTCAAGGAGCCCTCTGGCCATGGCTATGAACAGTTCACGACCTACCTTAATGAACATCAGGTTCCCCTGAAGACTTTCCAGGCCTGCGCGGTCACAAATCGACACTTTCCAGTAAGGGCAAGATTGGCTGAATTGCACATCCCAACCCTGTGCCTGGTGGGGCAGTCTGATTTCATCTGCTCGCCGGTTCAGTCACAAGCGATCCACGGCAGCATTGCGAGGAGCGTTCTGGTTGAATTCCTGAACAGTGGTCATTTTTGCTGGCTTGAAGAGGCCGAGCTCTTTCGCAGCGTGCTGTCGCGCTTTCTAGACGGTAGCCTCGCGCGTGACGGAGACGATAGTCGTGCTCTTCAATTGCTGCGCGTCTGACCTCCACGAGGGACGCTGCTTGGGTTCGACGAGTGCTGAAAAAGAATTTGGAATAACTTCGCCCCTTCAGACGTTTATACAAGGCAGGCGCTGACGGCCAATGTGGGCCATCGGCACAGCTCGGTAACGGTCTTGATGAAGCACTGGTGAATGATGGTGTGCGGCGTGGGACCTTTCATAAAAATATCAGCAAGCGAAGAGCAGACGAATGAGCGATTCAAGCGTAAATCCCGCTACACCCGCCGTGGCATTGGCGGCGGAAATTGTCGAGCGCGAGGCGTGGCTGGATCTGTTCGACGCCGCACCCCAATCTGCTCGGGCGGCGTTTGGACTGTCCAGTTCCAGGATCGGCGGGATGGGCTTACTGGCGAGCCGTGGCATTCCCATCACTGAGTTCAACCGTGCGATGGGCGTGGACACCCAGGGCCCGTTGCCGCACAGGGATTTGCTCGCGGCGACTGACTGGCTCGATTCCCATGCCGCGCAAGGCTGGGCTTTTCAAGTCGCGCCCGCCTCACAGGCCGCCTCCAATTTGCAGACCATCGAGCCTATGGGTTTCGGCCCCTCGGGGTCGGGCTGGGCCAAATTCGTCAAGTGGGTGGCTGGCCCCACTCCAGCGCGGTTGCCTGCAGGCGTGGAGATCCGCATTGCCGATGCCGCCGCCGCCGCGTCCTTCGGCGGCACCGTGCAGGCAGGCTTTGGCGTGGCGCCGGAATGCGCCGATTGGTTCGCGGCGTTGGTCGGGCGTCCCGGGTGGTGCTGTTTCCTTGCCACGATTGACGGCGAGCCGGCGGCGGCTGCGGCGATGTTCATTCGCGACGGCGCTGCGTGGTCGGGTATGTCGACGACATTACCGGACTACCGCGGGCGGGGCCTGCAATCTGCTTTAATCGACGCCCGTCTGAACGAAGCAGCAGCGCGCGGCGTTACATGGGTGACCAGTGAAACGGGGCAGCCATCGGTCGAAGACGAACCCGGGTTTTCCTCGTACAGAAACCAAAAGCGTGGCGGATTCGAGCGTGCCTACATCAGGCTGAATCTCAAGCGTGCCGACTGATTCGACGACTGAACTCGGCCCCTGCGCATTACGTAGCAACCGCGTTGCGGGGGCCGCCGATTTGCCAGGCGAATGACCGCCACCACTGGCGTTGCTTACCAGTGGTGCACATCGCGCGCCATTGTAAAACCGGATGTTATCGACTGATGAGTCCGTCCCAGGCGTCAGCGAGCGTGGCTTGATAGGCGTAGAGACCAGGGACTCCGCCCGTCATCACAAACACCACATCCTCGCCTTGCTGGTAAGCACCCTGGCGCAGCTGGCTGAGCAGCCCGGCGAAAGCCTTGCCCGAATAGACCGGGTCCAGCAACAGCCCTTCAGTTCTTGCCAGCAATGCGACCGCTTCGAGCATTGCCCGAGTAGGCTGACCGTAGGCCGCGCCAAGCTGGCTGTCGTCCACTTGCACAGCGTGGGCCAGGCCGTGATTGAATCCGGCCAGCTCCAGCGTGGAGGTGGCAAGTTCGGTGGTCTTCTTCACGGCACCGGCAGCACTGGTCATCACCGCAAAGCCGTTGATGATCCGTGGGTCGCGCGCCATGGCGCACCAGCCGGCAATCAAGCCCGCCTGGGTTCCGCTGCTGCCATTGGCGACGGTGATGCCCTTGAGGTTCAGCCCCCCAGCGTCAGCCTGCTGGCTGATTTCCACGGCGCAGTCGGCATAGCCCAGGGCGCCGAGTGGGGTTGACCCTCCCACCGGGATGACCGCGACGCTTTTGCCACGCAGGGTCAGTTGGTCGCAGAGCACGACCGCATTGTCCTGGGCTGATGCACCCCGCGCGAGTACATGGCATTGCGCGCCGAAAATCCTGTTCAACAGCACGTTACCGTTGTGGTTGTAATCCGCAGTGTTGATGTCCACTTCCTGGGTCAGGATGAGGTGGCACTCCAGTCCCAATCTTGCACAAACGGCGGCCGTAAGGCGGGCATGGTTGGATTGCAGACCTCCGAAGGTGATGACTGTGTCATGGCCGGCTGCAATGACGCTCGCCATGTGGTACTGCAATTTCCTGAGTTTGTTGCCCCCACCGCCGATGGGGATGAGGTCGTCGCGCTTCAGATAAATGCCCGCTTCAACACCTTCACGCTTGAGGGCGCTTTCCAGTCCAGTCGCGCGGTAGAGCGGGGTAGGACCGACAGTCAGATCTATTCGCGGAACATCGGCAAACCCTTTTTGAATCGATGGGACCATTGCTGCAGCTCCTGCTTAAGCCCAGTGTTGGGCGACAGCCAGCGAATGACCTTGAAGCGATTCGCTGACCAGCGACCTAACGCATCTAGACGACGTCGTTGCGAGAACTGTCAGATAACGCCACAGGCCATACGATCACCGCCACCACCCAACGGCATCGGCATATCGGAATGGTTGTCCCCACCGGCATGAATCATCAGCGCGTGGCCTTTGATCTCGGAAAGCTTCTTCAGGCGGGGGGCGAGCACCGGATAGTTGGCCACGCCGTCCGCCGTGACGTAGACAGCCGGCAGATCGCCCAGATGGCCGTCTGCATACGGGCCCAGATGCTTGCCCGTATGACCGGGGTCAAAGTGGCCGCCGGCGGCCAGAGCCGCGACTTTTTTGCCGTCCTTCATGCCTGAGTCGCAGCTCGCATTTTCATGCACATGAAACCCATGGATGCCTGCAGGCAACGACTTCAACTGCGGGGTGAAGACCAGCCCGTAAGCCGTCTCGCTGATGGTCACCTGGCCGATGGGCTGAGGTGCCCCGTCGGCGCTGACCAGGTTCATGGGCACATCAAGCGATGCTGCGTGAGCACCGACGGATATCATTGCAAACAATCCAAGTAATAGATGGGATTTCATAAACACCTCGGTGAGTGACTCAGGAAAAGCCACAGGCCACTATTAGTTTGCCCTATGGCATGAACTGCGAGAGAGGATAGGAACTAATGTGGGCGACGTCCACAACAAGATGGGCATGTATCCAGCGATCAAT encodes the following:
- a CDS encoding alpha/beta fold hydrolase — its product is MPVDGACIWYRIVGTGPLLFVQTPGWGIGSALYQSTLGDLAQRFTLVFHDTRGSGRSSLSGDGFAMVNVGQFVLDLEALRQHLDIERFVLLGHSHGGYIAMNYALAYPGRVTALVLVASQLGVDEPQADVRRTLPVLAGDSRFAAAAAAFQAPGKFADDAEFSGFLRQVAPLYFKEPSGHGYEQFTTYLNEHQVPLKTFQACAVTNRHFPVRARLAELHIPTLCLVGQSDFICSPVQSQAIHGSIARSVLVEFLNSGHFCWLEEAELFRSVLSRFLDGSLARDGDDSRALQLLRV
- a CDS encoding GNAT family N-acetyltransferase, which encodes MSDSSVNPATPAVALAAEIVEREAWLDLFDAAPQSARAAFGLSSSRIGGMGLLASRGIPITEFNRAMGVDTQGPLPHRDLLAATDWLDSHAAQGWAFQVAPASQAASNLQTIEPMGFGPSGSGWAKFVKWVAGPTPARLPAGVEIRIADAAAAASFGGTVQAGFGVAPECADWFAALVGRPGWCCFLATIDGEPAAAAAMFIRDGAAWSGMSTTLPDYRGRGLQSALIDARLNEAAARGVTWVTSETGQPSVEDEPGFSSYRNQKRGGFERAYIRLNLKRAD
- a CDS encoding D-cysteine desulfhydrase family protein — protein: MVPSIQKGFADVPRIDLTVGPTPLYRATGLESALKREGVEAGIYLKRDDLIPIGGGGNKLRKLQYHMASVIAAGHDTVITFGGLQSNHARLTAAVCARLGLECHLILTQEVDINTADYNHNGNVLLNRIFGAQCHVLARGASAQDNAVVLCDQLTLRGKSVAVIPVGGSTPLGALGYADCAVEISQQADAGGLNLKGITVANGSSGTQAGLIAGWCAMARDPRIINGFAVMTSAAGAVKKTTELATSTLELAGFNHGLAHAVQVDDSQLGAAYGQPTRAMLEAVALLARTEGLLLDPVYSGKAFAGLLSQLRQGAYQQGEDVVFVMTGGVPGLYAYQATLADAWDGLISR
- the sodC gene encoding superoxide dismutase family protein, whose protein sequence is MKSHLLLGLFAMISVGAHAASLDVPMNLVSADGAPQPIGQVTISETAYGLVFTPQLKSLPAGIHGFHVHENASCDSGMKDGKKVAALAAGGHFDPGHTGKHLGPYADGHLGDLPAVYVTADGVANYPVLAPRLKKLSEIKGHALMIHAGGDNHSDMPMPLGGGGDRMACGVI